From the Desulfosarcina sp. BuS5 genome, one window contains:
- a CDS encoding endonuclease III domain-containing protein, giving the protein MGIKLESFILALEQEVANYHTPVVDLIAVQTRDPFKVLVATILSARTRDETTARASRSLFNEATDIHALAGLSEERIRALIRPVGFFNNKAKYLYGLPYALKPYADKVPDELEELLKLPGVGRKTANLVLAVAFGKPAICVDTHVHRIMNIWGFVNTKTPEATERALCKVLPIKYWTRINSIIVTFGQERCKPVGPQCDCCLFEQDCPKKGVIPRLLPTGERIKSKKQRVKLANAG; this is encoded by the coding sequence ATGGGCATCAAGCTTGAATCTTTTATTTTGGCTCTGGAACAGGAGGTTGCAAATTACCATACTCCTGTTGTTGACCTGATCGCAGTGCAGACCCGTGATCCCTTCAAGGTGCTGGTGGCAACAATTCTTTCAGCCAGAACCAGGGATGAAACCACTGCCCGGGCCTCCCGCAGCTTATTTAATGAGGCGACTGATATTCATGCGCTGGCCGGTCTGAGTGAGGAAAGAATCCGTGCATTGATCCGCCCGGTTGGATTTTTTAATAATAAAGCGAAGTATCTTTACGGGCTGCCGTACGCTTTGAAACCTTATGCCGACAAGGTGCCGGATGAACTTGAGGAACTGTTAAAACTGCCGGGGGTGGGGCGTAAAACAGCCAACCTTGTTTTAGCGGTGGCATTCGGCAAACCTGCCATATGCGTCGACACCCATGTGCACCGCATCATGAATATCTGGGGATTTGTGAACACCAAAACTCCAGAAGCCACAGAAAGGGCTTTGTGCAAAGTATTACCCATCAAATACTGGACCAGGATTAATTCAATTATAGTCACGTTCGGACAAGAGCGCTGCAAACCGGTAGGGCCTCAATGCGACTGCTGCCTGTTTGAGCAGGATTGCCCTAAAAAGGGTGTAATTCCAAGATTGTTGCCAACAGGAGAAAGGATCAAATCGAAAAAGCAACGGGTAAAGCTTGCAAATGCAGGGTAA
- a CDS encoding YjfB family protein — translation MEINTVSVAQSNVIRDVGPSVLDKSLNQKEEQALGIGNHGREVENTKSDDPFLGQNIDLFT, via the coding sequence ATGGAGATAAATACTGTAAGTGTGGCACAGTCTAACGTCATACGAGATGTCGGACCAAGCGTTTTGGATAAGTCTTTAAATCAAAAAGAAGAACAAGCGTTAGGAATTGGCAACCATGGTCGAGAGGTTGAAAATACAAAATCGGATGATCCTTTTTTGGGTCAAAATATAGATTTGTTCACATAG
- a CDS encoding 3'-5' exoribonuclease YhaM family protein, which produces MKNQFVNDLSSGVKVDDLFVLSEKNIAQKKDGNNFLHVVLSDKTGKIKGVVWDNVDNIINSIKSGDFVHVKGNVVEYRDSLQLVVKTMEYLAEDSVEPADFLPVTCHDIEKMFDRIKQITSSIKTDYLKGLFDAFWNDQDFVSRFKLAPAAKKMHHAYIGGLLEHSLSMALLVEKIAGHYGGINQDLLLAGAILHDIGKIREFNYRTKIDYSDEGRLLNHIVIGIQMVDEKIGQIKNFPEEDALLLKHMVASHHGIREFGSPEPPKTIEAVLLNYVDEIDSKINGIRNFISSADQNEAWTSYHNLLGRHFYIGKKE; this is translated from the coding sequence ATGAAAAATCAGTTTGTAAATGATTTAAGTTCCGGCGTTAAGGTGGATGATCTCTTTGTGTTGTCGGAAAAGAATATTGCCCAGAAAAAGGACGGCAATAATTTTCTGCATGTTGTTCTGTCTGATAAAACAGGAAAAATAAAAGGTGTTGTATGGGATAATGTGGACAATATCATCAATAGTATAAAATCCGGGGATTTTGTTCACGTAAAAGGAAATGTCGTCGAATACAGGGATTCTTTGCAGCTTGTTGTAAAGACCATGGAATATCTTGCTGAAGATTCTGTGGAACCGGCTGATTTTTTACCTGTAACATGCCATGATATCGAAAAAATGTTTGACCGTATAAAACAAATAACATCCTCTATCAAGACTGATTATCTAAAGGGACTTTTTGACGCGTTCTGGAACGATCAGGATTTTGTCAGCAGGTTCAAACTTGCTCCGGCCGCAAAAAAAATGCACCATGCCTATATAGGCGGCCTGCTGGAACATTCATTATCCATGGCGCTTCTGGTTGAAAAAATAGCAGGCCATTACGGTGGAATAAATCAGGATCTGCTCCTTGCGGGAGCTATACTTCATGATATTGGGAAAATACGTGAATTCAATTACAGGACAAAGATTGACTATTCGGATGAGGGTCGGCTGTTGAATCATATTGTTATTGGAATACAGATGGTTGATGAAAAAATCGGTCAAATAAAAAATTTCCCCGAAGAAGATGCCCTGCTTTTAAAACATATGGTTGCAAGTCATCACGGCATCAGGGAGTTTGGTTCGCCGGAGCCGCCCAAGACAATTGAAGCTGTTTTGCTTAATTATGTTGATGAGATAGATTCCAAGATTAATGGTATTCGCAATTTTATTTCTTCTGCAGATCAGAATGAAGCCTGGACATCATATCACAATCTCCTGGGACGTCATTTTTATATAGGGAAAAAGGAATAA
- the tmk gene encoding dTMP kinase has translation MFITFEGIEGAGKTTQVKRLHAFLINNGYESIMTREPGGTRIGGHIRSILLDPQNSDMEPLTELLLYTADRAQHINEIIKPALSSNKAILCDRYFDATLVYQGVTRGLNTGLIKKLHETIFNNLKPDITFLLDLAPELGLQRAWNDINNGSRKNHETRFENENSAFHEKIRTGYLELAHSEPGRFRIIDASKDQDHIYQDIIESLIEGNSLLQRV, from the coding sequence ATGTTTATTACTTTTGAGGGCATAGAAGGGGCGGGCAAGACAACCCAGGTAAAACGACTGCATGCATTTTTAATTAATAACGGTTATGAATCCATTATGACCCGTGAACCCGGCGGTACCAGGATAGGCGGCCATATTCGTTCTATTCTGCTTGATCCGCAAAACAGCGATATGGAGCCTCTGACCGAACTTCTTCTTTATACGGCAGACCGGGCTCAACATATTAATGAAATTATAAAGCCGGCTTTAAGCAGCAACAAAGCCATCTTGTGCGACCGTTACTTTGATGCAACCCTGGTTTATCAAGGCGTTACTCGAGGACTCAACACCGGACTTATTAAAAAATTACATGAAACAATTTTTAATAATCTTAAACCTGATATCACCTTTCTCCTGGATCTTGCGCCCGAACTCGGTTTGCAACGCGCGTGGAACGATATTAATAATGGTTCCAGAAAAAATCATGAAACCAGATTTGAGAATGAGAATTCTGCTTTTCATGAAAAAATCAGGACCGGCTATCTTGAACTTGCACATAGTGAACCTGGGCGGTTTCGCATTATTGATGCATCTAAAGACCAGGATCATATATATCAGGATATAATAGAATCATTGATCGAGGGAAATTCCTTATTGCAGAGGGTTTGA
- a CDS encoding pyruvate kinase alpha/beta domain-containing protein, translated as MYFNQKGAVNTEQTLKLACERAKELGIDELVIASTTGDTAYKALEVFSGFRITSVTIHCGAKEPFKSVMADNVKKDLEGKGVNVLSASHALSGVEKSIAKKYSGSLPVLLVADTLKLFGQGTKVAVEISVMAADSGALSGNDIVSIGGSVKGADTALILKPAHQSSFFDLKIREVVCKPASC; from the coding sequence ATGTATTTCAATCAAAAGGGAGCAGTAAATACTGAACAGACGCTTAAACTCGCCTGTGAAAGAGCAAAAGAACTTGGTATAGATGAATTGGTCATTGCTTCTACAACAGGAGATACCGCTTACAAGGCTTTGGAAGTATTTTCCGGTTTCAGAATTACCTCTGTGACTATTCACTGTGGTGCTAAGGAACCTTTTAAAAGTGTAATGGCGGATAATGTTAAAAAGGATTTGGAGGGAAAAGGTGTTAATGTTCTTTCCGCTTCCCATGCACTGTCAGGCGTGGAAAAATCAATAGCAAAAAAATATTCCGGCTCACTTCCTGTGCTTCTTGTCGCAGATACCTTGAAGCTGTTCGGCCAGGGCACCAAAGTAGCGGTGGAGATATCAGTAATGGCGGCAGACTCGGGGGCGCTTTCCGGAAACGATATAGTATCTATAGGCGGATCGGTAAAGGGCGCAGATACAGCCCTGATTTTAAAACCGGCCCATCAGTCGTCTTTTTTTGATCTAAAGATAAGGGAAGTAGTATGTAAACCGGCTTCTTGTTAA
- a CDS encoding pyruvate kinase alpha/beta domain-containing protein has translation MYFNQKGDVNTEQTLKLACERAKELGINELVIASTTGDTAYKAVEVFSGFKITSVTYHCGFKEPFKSVMADNVRKDLEEKGVKVISATHALSGVERSIAKKYSGSLPVLLIADTLKLFGQGTKVAVEISVMAADSGVLSGNDIVSIGGSAKGSDTALILKPAHQSSFFDLKIREVVCKPSSC, from the coding sequence ATGTATTTTAATCAAAAGGGAGATGTAAATACGGAACAGACGCTTAAACTTGCCTGTGAAAGAGCAAAAGAACTTGGCATAAATGAACTTGTCATCGCTTCTACAACAGGAGATACCGCTTACAAGGCTGTGGAAGTCTTTTCAGGTTTCAAGATTACCTCTGTAACTTATCACTGCGGTTTTAAAGAACCTTTTAAGAGCGTGATGGCGGATAATGTTAGAAAGGATTTGGAGGAAAAAGGTGTTAAGGTTATTTCCGCAACCCATGCGCTGTCGGGCGTGGAAAGATCAATAGCAAAAAAATATTCCGGATCACTTCCTGTGCTTCTTATCGCAGATACCTTGAAGCTGTTCGGCCAGGGCACCAAAGTAGCGGTGGAGATATCAGTAATGGCGGCAGATTCGGGTGTGCTTTCCGGAAACGATATAGTATCCATAGGCGGATCGGCAAAGGGCTCGGATACAGCCTTGATTTTAAAACCGGCCCATCAGTCGTCTTTTTTTGATCTAAAGATAAGGGAAGTAGTATGTAAACCGAGTTCTTGTTGA
- the surE gene encoding 5'/3'-nucleotidase SurE produces the protein MKILLTNDDGIYAKGLLALYDRFAEKHDVTIIAPDRERSAVGHGLTIYSPIRIKKINDHCKVNGYAVSGTPADCVKLGIVELLDHKPDMVISGINPGANVGININYSGTAAAAREAALLGIPAMAVSVQGFITDHYADAAVFAEKLFEKIVQRGLPRGTFLNVNLPDLPLDKAEGVIISRQGASALDEYFDQRIDTRNRTYYWHGCDLPAEIEIREIDENAVLNNFISVTPVRCDMTDYSLLDDLKTWDIGGIIE, from the coding sequence ATGAAAATATTATTAACTAATGATGACGGAATTTATGCAAAAGGACTCCTGGCGCTTTATGATAGATTTGCTGAAAAACATGATGTCACGATAATTGCGCCGGATCGGGAACGTAGCGCCGTAGGACACGGTTTAACAATTTATTCGCCGATTAGAATAAAAAAAATTAATGATCATTGCAAGGTAAATGGTTATGCCGTCAGCGGCACACCTGCGGACTGTGTCAAGCTCGGTATAGTGGAATTGCTTGATCACAAACCTGATATGGTAATTTCCGGAATAAATCCCGGCGCCAATGTGGGTATAAATATAAACTATTCAGGCACTGCAGCGGCTGCCAGGGAGGCGGCCCTGTTAGGAATACCTGCGATGGCCGTTTCAGTACAGGGCTTTATAACGGATCATTATGCCGATGCCGCTGTTTTTGCCGAAAAATTATTTGAAAAAATTGTGCAGCGCGGATTGCCCAGGGGAACTTTTCTAAATGTCAACCTCCCTGATCTGCCTCTGGATAAAGCAGAAGGGGTTATTATAAGCCGGCAGGGAGCTTCTGCTCTTGACGAGTATTTTGATCAAAGAATCGATACCAGGAATCGCACATACTACTGGCATGGGTGTGATCTGCCGGCTGAAATAGAGATCCGGGAGATAGACGAAAACGCTGTCTTGAATAATTTTATTTCAGTAACCCCTGTAAGGTGTGATATGACGGACTATTCATTACTGGATGATTTAAAAACATGGGATATTGGCGGGATTATTGAATGA
- a CDS encoding TIGR01212 family radical SAM protein (This family includes YhcC from E. coli K-12, an uncharacterized radical SAM protein.) gives MVEKRYNDLNGYFRKIFGCRVQKISIDAGLSCPNRDGTLSRGGCIYCNARGSGTGAHSRGLSITEQLCKGKQALEKRYKAKKFMAYFQSFTNTYAPVEKLEQLYGEALAVKDVVGLSIGTRPDCVDKEVLELLQDYARDRLIWIEYGLQTAHNATLSFINRGHDFTTFQNAVDATVNRNIKICAHIILGLPGETSAMMMETAKTLSDMRIDGIKLHLLYVVKGTKLEKLYNRGRYRCLEQDEYVNIVADFLEKIPFNIVIQRLTGDPHPEELVAPAWSIKKTETLALINDILTKRDSRQGKFAGRRKK, from the coding sequence ATGGTGGAAAAAAGGTATAATGATTTAAACGGATATTTTAGAAAAATATTCGGTTGCAGGGTGCAGAAAATTTCCATAGATGCCGGTTTGTCATGCCCGAACAGGGACGGCACGCTTTCAAGGGGGGGCTGTATCTATTGCAATGCCAGGGGCTCAGGAACAGGGGCGCACTCCCGGGGACTCTCCATAACAGAGCAGCTTTGTAAGGGTAAACAGGCGCTTGAAAAAAGATATAAGGCAAAAAAATTTATGGCCTATTTTCAGTCTTTTACCAATACTTATGCCCCGGTCGAGAAGCTTGAGCAGCTTTATGGCGAGGCCCTGGCGGTCAAGGATGTGGTGGGGCTTTCAATAGGGACAAGGCCGGATTGCGTGGACAAGGAGGTCCTGGAACTTTTGCAGGATTATGCTCGGGACCGGTTGATATGGATCGAATACGGCCTCCAGACTGCGCATAATGCAACTCTCTCTTTTATTAACAGGGGACACGATTTTACAACTTTTCAAAATGCTGTAGATGCAACTGTTAATCGGAATATCAAAATTTGTGCTCATATTATCCTGGGTCTTCCCGGTGAAACCAGTGCGATGATGATGGAGACCGCCAAAACTTTGTCCGACATGCGTATTGACGGGATTAAGCTGCATCTTTTATATGTTGTAAAAGGGACAAAACTTGAGAAACTATACAATAGAGGACGATATAGATGCCTTGAGCAGGATGAATATGTAAATATCGTTGCAGATTTTCTTGAAAAAATACCTTTTAATATAGTGATACAGCGCCTGACAGGTGATCCTCACCCTGAAGAACTGGTTGCGCCGGCCTGGTCTATTAAAAAAACGGAAACTCTTGCTTTGATTAACGACATATTGACAAAAAGAGATTCCCGGCAGGGTAAGTTTGCCGGAAGAAGAAAAAAATGA